A stretch of the Pedobacter sp. MC2016-14 genome encodes the following:
- a CDS encoding type II toxin-antitoxin system VapC family toxin, whose amino-acid sequence MQQYLLDTHTLLWMQDDNDALSLYAKQVLNDTNNDLYVSIATFWEITIKQSIGKLQLDYTIDELIKSCVINNIFILPIQIEYLKVLKDLPLIHRDPFDRIIVATAIDMNYKLISRDSNVSKYAIDVIW is encoded by the coding sequence GTGCAGCAATATCTATTAGATACACACACCTTACTTTGGATGCAAGATGATAATGATGCATTATCTCTATATGCTAAACAAGTCTTGAATGATACAAATAATGATTTATATGTTAGTATAGCAACTTTTTGGGAAATAACCATAAAACAATCCATTGGTAAGCTGCAATTGGATTATACAATAGACGAACTCATAAAATCTTGCGTCATAAATAATATTTTTATTCTTCCAATTCAGATAGAATATCTTAAAGTTTTAAAAGATTTACCTCTAATACATCGGGATCCCTTTGACAGAATCATTGTAGCTACAGCAATCGATATGAATTATAAACTAATTTCCCGGGATAGCAATGTTAGCAAATATGCAATAGATGTAATTTGGTAA